A section of the Pochonia chlamydosporia 170 chromosome 2, whole genome shotgun sequence genome encodes:
- a CDS encoding ATP-binding domain 1 family member B (similar to Verticillium alfalfae VaMs.102 XP_003001194.1) → MPFAQLVLGSPGSGKSTYCDGMHQFMGAIGRACSVVNLDPANDHTNYPCALDIRDLIKLEDIMKEDRLGPNGGILYALEELEHNFEWLEEGLKELGDDYILFDCPGQVELYTHHASLRNIFYKLQKSKFRFVCVHLSDSICVTQPSLYVSNVLLSLRAMIQMDMPHVNVLSKIDKVSSYDELPFNLEFYTDVDDLNYLTPYLEAESPALRSEKFAGLNEAIANMIESYGLVRYEVLAVENKKSMMHLLRVIDRAGGYVFGGAEGANDTIWAVTMRSESSMLDVQNIQERWIDEKEEYDRMEKEAEEEQARLAQEQAMELDDAPPAAPAPADASTQMDPDFGDMSMPSDSGIKVVRKK, encoded by the exons ATGCCCTTTGCGCAGCTCGTTCTCGGCAGCCCCGGCTCTGGCAAGAGCACATATTGTGATGGCA TGCATCAATTTATGGGCGCCATCGGCCGGGCATGCTCTGTCGTGAACCTCGACCCTGCAAACGACCATACCAATTACCCTTGCGCGCTCGACATTCGAGATTTGATAAAGTTGGAGGATATTATGAAAGAGGACCGGCTTGGTCCCAACGGTGGCATTTTGTATGCCCTCGAAGAACTAGAGCACAACTTTGAGTGGTTAGAGGAAGGCCTGAAAGAGTTGGGTGACGACTATATCCTATTCGACTGCCCTGGCCAAGTCGAGCTGTACACACATCACGCGTCACTACGGAACATCTTTTACAAGCTGCAGAAATCTAAATTCAGG TTTGTCTGCGTACACTTGTCAGACTCAATCTGCGTCACCCAACCGTCATTATACGTCTCCAATGTACTCCTTTCGCTGCGCGCCATGATTCAAATGGACATGCCACATGTCAACGTGCTGTCTAAAATTGACAAAGTGTCCTCTTACGACGAGCTGCCCTTTAACCTCGAATTCTATACCGATGTTGATGACCTAAACTACTTGACCCCATACCTCGAAGCCGAGTCTCCTGCTCTTCGAAGCGAAAAGTTTGCTGGGCTAaatgaagccattgccaacatgataGAAAGCTATGGTTTGGTGCGGTATGAGGTTCTTGCTGTCGAGAATAAGAAGAGCATGATGCATCTGCTCCGAGTCATTGATAGAGCAGGAGGATATGTCTTTGGCGGAGCGGAAGGAGCCAATGATACCATCTGGGCCGTCACCATGAGGAGTGAATCATCCATGCTAGATGTTCAGAATATCCAAGAACGATGGATCGACGAGAAGGAGGAGTATGACAGGATGGAAaaggaggctgaggaagagCAAGCAAGGCTTGCGCAGGAGCAGGCCATGGAGCTTGATGATGCACCGCCGGCAGCCCCAGCCCCTGCCGATGCTTCGACGCAGATGGATCCCGACTTTGGTGACATGTCGATGCCTTCAGATAGCGGCATCAAAGTGGTTAGAAAAAAATGA
- a CDS encoding patatin-like serine hydrolase (similar to Neosartorya fischeri NRRL 181 XP_001262510.1): MASDLSNGAQVASSVSSTLAGAWDMSTVQPLADAMNTAPADVAAAHESTGWLGFFGWLLYIVFNLVSTVLYWVIRIATISIPRLLYALFSTSWTVTMNATTLMFILVGVVSAASWVVRYRILNMYSRLPPEPQRKEPEIDLFPDSHEEGSKGGLASYLDEFLSAIKIFGYLERPVFHELTRSMQTRKLIAGETINLEEEKGFCIVVDGLVEIFVKSGRHNTSRDSSAAHDLDSSSDEELAPDQQRYQLLTEVRNGAPMSSLFSIMSLFTEDVKLRLNEDSSPLRPNGNSDYRRHASIGEPESQRFTPAPVSMPNTPQLDGKSGQAAVSNVPTEGESQVLSAGDLHGPNSSIPPISLDPSSPTRPQRPKLPGRALSHSAHPDIIARATVDTTIAIIPASAFRRLIRIYPKATSHIVHVILSRFQRVTLAHAFDYLGLTGEVLQTEKSMTKYTVCQLPNILRGDALSRLKEKFKHERARIAGDDERNGIALHNAAATRRRRSSSTTLRKEAMLSSLTKQRPSSHLGSINSAMEESPQPLEHSSNHPGDLANIHASRNAGRSPITPGPGVRDMTSPLAHRSFNPFDSQRHARISIDARESLDEDNLFRASILECMFKSLGLDGAGSASREPESVDGSPRLLSADHRRRAFGTNNAFGFMGPFESLADGETESITSGGLTIHTPPSAQILSHEMKDEVEIVFFPKGSVLVEQGERNPGLYYVIDGFLDMGTYTTEQGSQNILQTSGPASFNIAAKTNATSRTDLNKNTGRTRRSISLVKPGGLAGYIGSVSSYRSFIDVVAKTDVYVGFLPRAALERIVDRYPIVLLTMAKRLTHVLPRLILHIDFALEWVQVNAGQVIFHRGDESEAIYIVLNGRLRLVEDRKDGGMSALAEFGQGESVGELEVLTETVRPGTLHAIRDTELVKFPRTLFNSLAQEHPNITIKISKIIASRMRAAVEDPPKNGAKESGSGAINNQRKSTMNLRTVAILPVTAGVPVVEFGNRLMNALAQVGPPNGATSLNQSAILNHLGKHAFNKMGKLRLTQYLADLEEKYGLVVYVADTNVNSPWTQTCITQADSILLIGLADGSPATGEYERFMLGMKSTARKMLVLLHNERYSRSGVTRSWLRNRMWINGGHYHIQMPYSTNAMPVHLPASKRLGQALKERVQVLQAEIQKYTSRKVHHTPYYSPETPYKSDFHRLARRLCGKSIGLVLGGGGARGMSQIGVIRAMEEAGIPIDVIGGTSIGAFVGALYARHADIVPMFGFAKKFFGRMASLWRFALDLTYPSASYTTGHEFNRGIFKTFGNTQIEDFWLEYYCNTTNISKSRVEFHTSGYAWRYIRASMSLAGLLPPLCDEGSMLLDGGYVDNLTVSHMKALGVDIIFAVDVGALDDDTPQTYGDSLSGMWAFFNRWNPLSAHPNPPTLAEIQGRLAYVSSVDALERAKTMPGCIYMRPPVDDYGTLDFIKFDEVYQMGYRFGKEFLQRLKDEGGFPWMEEAEAKEAMRRTKAPRRASI; encoded by the exons ATGGCATCTGACTTGTCAAACGGTGCGCAGGTCGCGAGTAGCGTCTCCTCCACGCTTGCTGGTGCTTGGGACATGTCGACAGTCCAGCCACTCGCCGACGCCATGAACACCGCGCCGGCAGATGTAGCAGCTGCCCACGAGTCTacaggctggctgggcttCTTTGGGTGGCTGCTATATATTGTTTTTAATCTGGTCTCTACTGTGCTATACTGGGTTATCCGCATAGCGACGATTTCTATCCCAAGGCTGCTGTACGCCTTGTTTTCCACTAGCTGGACGGTGACTATGAACGCCACCACGCT CATGTTTATCCTGGTCGGCGTTGTTTCTGCTGCCAGCTGGGTCGTGAGATATCGCATCCTCAACATGTACTCGAGGCTCCCGCCCGAGCCgcaaagaaaagaacctGAAATAGATCTTTTCCCGGATAGTCACGAAGAGGGTAGCAAAGGGGGGCTAGCGAGCTACCTTGATGAGTTCTTAAGTGCGATCAAGATTTTTGGCTATCTCGAGCGTCCGGTCTTCCACGAGTTGACCCGCAGTATGCAGACTAGGAAGCTTATTGCCGGTGAGACGATCAacttggaagaagagaaggggttttgcattgttgttgatggtttggtCGAGATTTTCGTCAAATCTGGGAGACACAATACATCTCGTGATTCCTCAGCAGCTCACGACCTCGATTCATCTTCTGATGAGGAGTTGGCACCTGATCAACAGAGATATCAACTGCTGACGGAAGTGCGTAATGGAGCTCCCATGTCTTCActcttctccatcatgtcTCTTTTTACCGAGGATGTGAAACTTCGATTGAACGAGGATTCCTCTCCATTACGGCCAAATGGGAACAGCGATTACCGAAGGCATGCATCCATTGGTGAACCTGAAAGTCAAAGATTCACTCCCGCTCCAGTTTCTATGCCTAATACGCCTCAACTGGACGGAAAGTCGGGCCAGGCTGCGGTTTCCAATGTGCCAACAGAAGGTGAAAGCCAGGTGCTTTCTGCTGGTGACCTTCACGGGCCAAATTCCAGTATCCCTCCCATCTCTTTGGATCCCTCGTCGCCAACAAGACCTCAGAGACCAAAGCTGCCGGGAAGAGCCTTGTCTCACTCTGCGCATCCCGATATTATTGCTCGAGCGACGGTTGATACaaccattgccatcatcccaGCAAGCGCGTTTCGTCGCCTCATCAGAATCTACCCCAAGGCTACGTCGCACATTGTACATGTCATTCTGTCTCGCTTTCAACGAGTTACCTTGGCTCACGCATTCGATTACCTGGGCCTGACGGGCGAAGTTTTACAGACGGAGAAGAGCATGACCAAATACACTGTGTGCCAACTTCCCAACATCTTGAGAGGCGACGCTCTGTCGCGTCTGAAAGAAAAGTTCAAGCATGAACGTGCTCGCATTGCGGGAGATGACGAGAGGAATGGAATTGCCCTCCATAATGCCGCTGCTACCAGGCGCCGCCGTTCAAGTAGCACCACGTTGCGCAAGGAAGCCATGCTTTCTTCTCTGACCAAGCAACGGCCGTCGTCACACCTGGGAAGCATTAATTCGGCCATGGAGGAGTCACCTCAGCCACTTGAGCATAGTTCCAACCACCCCGGTGATTTGGCAAACATTCACGCCAGCCGAAATGCTGGTCGTAGTCCCATCACACCGGGACCTGGTGTCAGAGACATGACTAGTCCGCTTGCTCACAGGTCGTTTAACCCATTCGATTCACAACGGCATGCACGCATTTCCATTGATGCGAGAGAGTCTCTCGACGAAGACAACTTATTCCGAGCGTCTATTCTCGAATGCATGTTCAAATCTCTCGGTTTGGATGGCGCGGGTTCAGCATCTCGGGAGCCAGAATCTGTGGATGGCTCTCCTAGGCTACTTTCGGCGGACCACAGACGTAGGGCTTTTGGTACGAACAATGCCTTTGGATTCATGGGCCCTTTTGAGAGCTTAGCTGATGGCGAAACTGAGTCGATCACATCGGGTGGGTTGACAATTCATACGCCACCAAGTGCGCAAATCCTGTCCCACGAAATGaaggatgaggttgagattgTCTTCTTCCCCAAAGGCTCTGTGCTCGTTGAGCAAGGCGAAAGGAACCCAGGTTTGTACTACGTGATTGACGGGTTCCTGGATATGGGCACATATACAACGGAACAGGGCTCGCAAAATATTTTGCAAACCTCCGGCCCAGCATCATTTAATATCGCCGCAAAAACCAATGCCACCAGTCGAACTGATCTCAACAAGAACACTGGCCGCACACGCCGGAGCATATCCCTGGTCAAACCTGGCGGATTAGCTGGCTACATTGGCAGCGTCTCCTCTTATCGTTCCTTCATCGATGTCGTTGCCAAGACGGATGTTTATGTCGGCTTCCTCCCCCGAGCAGCACTGGAAAGAATTGTGGACAGATACCCAATCGTGCTgctcaccatggccaagagaCTGACACACGTCTTGCCACGTCTCATCCTCCACATTGATTTTGCACTTGAATGGGTACAGGTCAACGCTGGACAAGTCATTTTTCACAGAGGCGATGAATCAGAGGCAATCTATATTGTCCTCAATGGCCGACTTCGTCTGGTGGAAGACAGAAAGGATGGCGGCATGTCCGCACTTGCTGAATTTGGCCAAGGTGAAAGTGTTGGCGAGCTTGAGGTTCTCACAGAGACCGTTCGTCCTGGAACATTGCATGCTATCCGTGACACTGAGCTGGTAAAGTTCCCCCGAACCCTGTTCAACAGCTTGGCACAAGAGCACCCCAACATTACGATCAAGATCTCCAAGATTATTGCATCTCGTATGAGAGCGGCTGTGGAGGACCCTCCCAAAAACGGTGCGAAAGAAtctgggtctggtgccatcaacaaTCAGAGGAAGTCGACTATGAATCTTCGAACCGTCGCGATTCTTCCAGTCACCGCAGGCGTTCCAGTTGTTGAGTTTGGGAATCGACTGATGAATGCTTTGGCCCAAGTAGGGCCACCAAATGGCGCAACGTCGTTGAACCAATCAGCCATCTTGAACCATCTTGGCAAGCATGCTTTCAATAAAATGGGCAAACTGCGTCTCACTCAGTATCTTGCTGATCTTGAGGAAAAATATGGCCTTGTGGTATACGTAGCAG ATACCAATGTCAACTCCCCGTGGACGCAAACTTGCATCACCCAAGCTGACAGCATCCTGCTCATCGGCCTTGCGGATGGATCTCCTGCCACTGGCGAATATGAGCGGTTCATGCTTGGAATGAAATCGACTGCCAGAAAAATGCTTGTCCTGTTGCACAATGAGCGCTACTCTCGATCCGGTGTTACTCGGTCGTGGTTACGCAACAGAATGTGGATTAACGGCGGCCACTATCATATTCAGATGCCTTACAGCACAAACGCAATGCCCGTCCACCTTCCAGCGTCGAAGAGACTTGGCCAAGCCCTCAAGGAGCGGGTGCAGGTGCTTCAAGCAGAGATTCAAAAGTACACATCAAGAAAGGTGCACCACACGCCATACTACTCACCGGAAACACCGTACAAGAGTGACTTCCACCGCCTTGCCCGTCGGCTCTGTGGCAAATCTATTGGTCTCgttcttggtggtggtggagcTAGAGGCATGAGCCAGATCGGGGTGATTAGAGCCATGGAAGAAGCGGGCATTCCCATTGATGTGATTGGCGGTACATCCATTGGTGCCTTTGTCGGAGCATTGTATGCTCGACACGCAGATATTGTTCCCATGTTTGGCTTTGCGAAGAAATTCTTTGGCCGCATGGCAAGTTTATGGCGATTCGCCCTCGACTTGACGTATCCGTCAGCGTCATACACAACTGGACATGAATTCAATCGAGGCATCTTCAAGACATTTGGCAATACCCAGATTGAAGACTTTTGGCTTGAATATTACTGCAACACGACCAATATCAGCAAGAGCAGAGTTGAATTCCACACGAGCGGATATGCCTGGAGGTACATCCGTGCATCCATGTCGCTTGCCGGCCTGCTTCCACCGCTTTGCGACGAAGGCAGCATGCTCTTGGATGGTGGCTACGTGGACAATTTGACTGTCTCGCATATGAAGGCACTGGGCGTTGATATTATTTTTGCCGTTGATGTCGGCGCcctggacgacgacacacCCCAAACATACGGTGATTCATTGTCGGGCATGTGGGCTTTCTTCAACAGATGGAACCCGCTGTCTGCACATCCCAACCCGCCAACGCTGG